A stretch of the Candidatus Cloacimonas sp. genome encodes the following:
- a CDS encoding electron transport complex subunit E — MSFMKELTKGIIKENPTFVIVLGMCPTLATSTSVNNAIGMGLAATFVLICSNIFISLIKNITPDKIRIPVYVIVIAAFVSIVDMSMAAYLPALHKSLGLFIPLIVVNCIIMGRAEAYANKNNVINSIADGIGMGLGFTLSLSVVATIREILGNGTWLNIRVMPQTYDPMLITLLAPGAFITLGLLMALMNMLKEKK, encoded by the coding sequence ATGAGCTTTATGAAAGAATTAACCAAAGGCATCATCAAGGAAAATCCTACCTTCGTGATTGTTTTGGGGATGTGTCCTACGCTGGCAACTTCCACATCTGTAAATAATGCTATTGGAATGGGTTTGGCGGCAACTTTTGTGCTGATTTGTTCCAATATCTTTATTTCGCTGATTAAGAACATAACTCCCGATAAAATTCGTATTCCGGTATATGTAATTGTAATAGCTGCTTTCGTTTCCATAGTGGATATGAGTATGGCTGCTTATTTACCGGCTTTGCATAAATCCTTAGGTCTGTTTATTCCTTTAATTGTAGTGAATTGCATCATAATGGGCAGAGCGGAAGCTTATGCGAATAAAAATAATGTAATCAATTCTATTGCCGACGGTATTGGAATGGGGCTTGGTTTTACCCTTTCCCTGTCCGTAGTGGCTACAATCCGTGAAATTTTAGGTAACGGCACCTGGTTGAATATAAGAGTTATGCCCCAGACCTATGATCCAATGCTGATTACTTTGCTGGCTCCCGGTGCCTTTATTACCTTAGGACTTTTGATGGCATTGATGAATATGCTGAAGGAGAAGAAATAA
- a CDS encoding ABC transporter ATP-binding protein, which produces MRTFDAVLPYLKKSYTRILGGMIMLILVDLVQLAVPKVMQYAIDHIQERTIDQRGLLWIALIIFAFAIAVMVLRFFWRILIIGNSYSIEKSLRQDFYDHLLRLSQNFFNKSKTGDLMAYATNDLNAVRMLFGMGLISAMDIVLMTIASFAFMVSINPKLTLLAVLPMPIISLTVMYFGKKVHIRFKAVQESFATLSGRVQETISGIRIVKAFCQEKTELDKIDEVSQNFVHQNMSLAKIAGVFHPFMGFIVSISMIITIYFGGKSAIRGDISVGGFIAFFQYLGMLVWPMIAIGQIVNMYQRGTASLKRLNDIFEVKPEIDDKLADEKIMLLEGKILFQNLSFRYAEHLPLVFNNITAGIEAGKTLAIVGPTGCGKTTLIELLVRIYNPPRNSIYIDDYELYTIPLNVLRRDIVLVPQDIFLFSESIADNIRLGKPDASDEEVFEAAKTAQVYDEIMEFEHKFETIVGERGVTLSGGQKQRVAIARALLTNPQILILDDALSAVDTKTERKILERLIEIRKGKTTLIIAHRISSLQHSDLIIVINEGIIYEQGTHQTLLAKGGLYKDLYEKQRIRARLEGEEE; this is translated from the coding sequence ATGCGAACTTTTGATGCTGTTCTTCCTTATTTGAAGAAGAGCTACACCCGAATTTTGGGTGGAATGATAATGTTAATTCTGGTGGATCTGGTGCAGCTTGCGGTTCCGAAAGTAATGCAATATGCAATAGATCATATTCAGGAAAGGACTATAGACCAACGGGGTCTGCTTTGGATTGCTTTAATTATTTTTGCCTTTGCAATAGCGGTGATGGTTTTAAGGTTTTTCTGGAGAATTTTAATAATAGGCAATTCCTATAGCATTGAAAAGAGTTTACGCCAGGATTTTTACGATCATTTACTCAGGTTATCCCAGAATTTCTTTAATAAAAGCAAAACAGGTGACTTGATGGCTTATGCCACAAATGATTTAAATGCGGTGCGGATGCTGTTTGGAATGGGTTTAATCTCGGCAATGGATATTGTTTTAATGACCATTGCTTCTTTTGCTTTTATGGTTTCTATAAATCCCAAGTTGACATTATTAGCAGTCCTTCCTATGCCGATTATTTCGTTAACCGTGATGTATTTTGGCAAGAAAGTGCATATTCGCTTCAAAGCAGTTCAGGAAAGTTTTGCTACTTTAAGCGGAAGAGTTCAGGAAACCATATCCGGCATCAGAATAGTGAAAGCATTCTGTCAGGAAAAAACAGAGCTGGATAAAATAGACGAGGTCTCGCAGAATTTTGTCCATCAAAATATGTCCCTGGCTAAAATTGCAGGCGTATTTCATCCCTTTATGGGTTTTATAGTAAGCATCAGTATGATAATTACTATCTATTTTGGAGGCAAATCTGCAATTAGAGGAGATATCAGCGTAGGCGGTTTTATAGCTTTCTTCCAATATCTCGGAATGCTTGTTTGGCCTATGATTGCCATTGGTCAAATTGTGAATATGTATCAAAGAGGAACTGCTTCCTTAAAACGGTTGAACGATATATTTGAAGTTAAACCGGAAATTGATGATAAATTGGCGGATGAGAAGATTATGCTTTTGGAAGGTAAAATCCTGTTCCAGAATTTATCTTTCAGATATGCAGAACATCTACCTTTAGTTTTTAACAATATTACGGCAGGCATTGAAGCTGGAAAAACACTGGCAATCGTTGGTCCTACCGGCTGCGGGAAAACGACTTTAATTGAACTTTTGGTCAGGATTTATAACCCTCCCCGGAACAGTATATATATAGATGATTATGAACTCTATACTATTCCGTTGAATGTTTTGCGAAGAGATATTGTTTTAGTTCCGCAGGATATTTTTCTGTTTTCTGAATCCATTGCTGATAACATTCGTTTGGGAAAACCTGATGCTTCGGATGAAGAGGTCTTTGAGGCAGCTAAGACAGCACAGGTCTATGATGAAATAATGGAATTTGAACACAAATTTGAGACCATTGTAGGTGAAAGAGGTGTAACTTTATCCGGAGGTCAAAAACAGCGGGTAGCAATTGCCAGGGCTTTGCTTACCAATCCTCAAATCCTGATTCTGGATGATGCCCTTTCCGCTGTAGATACCAAAACTGAGCGTAAAATTCTGGAACGGTTAATTGAAATTAGAAAAGGGAAAACGACTCTGATTATTGCCCATCGTATTTCTTCCCTGCAGCATTCCGATTTGATAATCGTTATCAATGAAGGAATCATTTATGAACAGGGAACTCATCAAACTCTTTTAGCTAAAGGCGGGCTTTACAAAGACCTCTATGAAAAGCAAAGAATTAGAGCCCGGTTGGAAGGAGAAGAAGAATAA
- a CDS encoding RnfABCDGE type electron transport complex subunit D, which translates to MQDKYIVSPAPHFHDQTTTKNVMWNVVLALIPALIFAVYYWGIKSLLLTLLGAVSAMVTEALIQKLRKVPITVSDGSAFLTGMLLAYNINAGAPWWIPVLGAAFAIAIGKQVFGGLGNNPVNPALLGRAFLMASWPTLMTAGWAKPKGGVLSGITDPNVIAVNLNSLSPKAYDLVTGATPLKVAQTLRDSSFVSSLSANTGQGVDLANRIFTNLTDLSTLKNLFWGNIGGCIGEVSVFALLLGAAYLLYKNIIEWRIPLFYIGTVFVLSFFLAPLKGSGFSPMLPFFHIFSGGLMLGAFFMATDYTTTPITKSGRIIFAIGCGILTVVIRLYGGYPEGVSYGILFMNVLTPLIDKFTMPKAFGRVKK; encoded by the coding sequence ATGCAAGATAAATATATTGTTTCTCCAGCTCCTCATTTTCATGATCAGACCACAACCAAAAATGTGATGTGGAATGTGGTGCTGGCGTTAATTCCGGCTCTAATATTCGCTGTTTACTACTGGGGTATAAAATCCCTGCTGCTTACTCTTTTAGGTGCTGTTTCAGCAATGGTTACGGAAGCACTGATTCAAAAATTACGAAAAGTTCCGATTACCGTTTCCGATGGCAGTGCTTTTTTAACCGGTATGTTGCTTGCCTATAATATAAATGCTGGAGCACCCTGGTGGATTCCTGTTTTGGGTGCTGCTTTTGCAATTGCAATTGGCAAACAGGTATTTGGCGGTTTAGGTAATAATCCTGTTAATCCTGCTCTTTTGGGAAGGGCTTTTTTAATGGCTTCCTGGCCTACCCTGATGACAGCCGGATGGGCAAAACCCAAAGGTGGAGTTTTAAGCGGAATAACCGATCCTAATGTGATAGCCGTAAACCTGAATAGTTTATCGCCCAAAGCTTATGATCTGGTAACCGGCGCTACTCCTTTAAAAGTAGCTCAAACCTTAAGAGATAGCAGTTTTGTCTCTTCGCTAAGTGCCAATACGGGTCAAGGTGTTGATTTGGCTAATCGGATATTTACAAACTTAACCGATTTATCTACCTTAAAAAATCTTTTCTGGGGAAATATCGGTGGTTGCATTGGTGAAGTTAGTGTTTTTGCGTTACTTTTAGGCGCTGCCTATTTGCTTTATAAAAACATAATTGAATGGCGAATTCCCCTTTTCTATATTGGAACAGTTTTTGTGCTCTCTTTCTTTTTGGCTCCTCTGAAAGGTTCAGGTTTTAGTCCTATGTTGCCATTCTTCCATATTTTTTCCGGCGGCTTGATGTTAGGCGCATTTTTTATGGCGACGGATTATACAACAACCCCGATAACCAAAAGCGGGAGAATAATTTTTGCTATCGGCTGCGGAATTTTAACAGTAGTAATTCGTTTGTATGGTGGCTATCCTGAAGGCGTAAGCTACGGTATTCTGTTTATGAATGTGTTAACCCCTCTAATTGATAAATTTACTATGCCCAAAGCATTTGGGAGGGTAAAAAAATGA
- a CDS encoding RnfABCDGE type electron transport complex subunit B, giving the protein MLNLIVVPLAAAGTSAIVLPVVIMGSLGLIFGLILAFASKVFPVTVDERIEQITEVLPGANCGACGQPGCSGYATAIVNEGKELNLCAPGGAEVVEKIANIMGKKATAQERKIAFIHCSSGGKNNTKWKYAYQGIESCLSAVNIADGPNLCSWGCVGFNDCVAACKFDALSVDENGLRIIDREKCTGCGACVTACPRKLIMLIPESKNVFIACSSKDKNPLPKQNCGADKPCIGCGLCAKKCPAQAITVENNIARIDYSKCTDCGTCATVCPTKAIIDLKAAMR; this is encoded by the coding sequence ATGCTTAATCTAATTGTTGTGCCTTTGGCTGCAGCCGGAACATCTGCCATAGTGCTTCCGGTTGTTATAATGGGTTCGCTGGGTTTGATTTTCGGGCTTATTCTTGCTTTTGCTTCCAAGGTCTTTCCCGTTACTGTAGATGAACGCATTGAGCAAATTACGGAAGTTCTGCCTGGAGCTAATTGCGGTGCTTGTGGTCAACCCGGATGTTCAGGATATGCTACTGCTATTGTTAATGAAGGAAAAGAATTGAATTTATGCGCTCCCGGGGGCGCTGAAGTAGTAGAAAAAATCGCTAACATTATGGGCAAAAAAGCAACTGCCCAAGAACGAAAAATTGCCTTTATCCATTGCAGTAGTGGTGGGAAAAACAACACTAAATGGAAGTATGCCTATCAGGGTATTGAAAGCTGCCTTTCAGCTGTAAATATTGCTGACGGACCAAATCTTTGCTCCTGGGGTTGTGTTGGTTTTAATGATTGTGTAGCTGCCTGTAAATTTGATGCTCTCAGCGTTGATGAAAACGGATTGCGGATTATTGATAGAGAAAAATGTACCGGTTGCGGTGCCTGTGTAACTGCCTGCCCGCGGAAATTGATAATGCTTATTCCGGAAAGCAAGAATGTGTTTATTGCCTGCAGTTCTAAGGATAAAAATCCTTTACCCAAACAAAATTGCGGAGCCGATAAGCCCTGCATTGGTTGCGGGTTGTGTGCTAAAAAGTGTCCGGCTCAGGCAATTACAGTAGAGAATAATATTGCCCGAATTGATTACAGTAAATGTACCGATTGCGGAACCTGTGCTACTGTTTGTCCTACAAAAGCTATCATAGACCTGAAAGCAGCAATGCGATAG
- a CDS encoding RnfABCDGE type electron transport complex subunit G, producing the protein MKIYLQLGLILLAFCVVATALLAYVNTLTSPQIQKIKTLEAEATRRELIPDSDFEEVNGEITYYIAKDNKTGEVKGYVFTAQKNGYNGTVKTMAALNKDFQIIAIKVIEQTETPGLGTNSTQPKFTDQFKGKTSEQLIVDKDGGVPPNCIKAITGATITTRAVTNSLKVSIETLKKQVLARTALTEKTQAEEEVNK; encoded by the coding sequence ATGAAAATATATTTACAGCTTGGCTTAATATTGCTTGCCTTCTGCGTTGTGGCAACTGCACTCTTGGCTTATGTAAATACATTAACCAGTCCTCAAATTCAGAAAATTAAAACCTTAGAGGCGGAAGCAACCCGCCGGGAACTAATTCCTGATTCTGATTTTGAGGAAGTGAACGGAGAAATTACTTACTATATTGCCAAAGACAATAAAACAGGCGAAGTGAAGGGCTATGTTTTTACAGCCCAAAAAAATGGCTATAACGGGACAGTAAAAACTATGGCTGCCTTAAATAAGGACTTTCAGATAATTGCGATTAAAGTGATTGAGCAAACGGAAACACCCGGCTTGGGAACAAATTCCACGCAGCCCAAATTTACCGACCAGTTTAAAGGTAAAACAAGTGAACAATTAATTGTAGATAAAGACGGTGGCGTTCCTCCCAATTGCATTAAAGCCATAACCGGTGCTACTATCACTACCCGTGCCGTAACAAATTCTTTGAAGGTATCAATTGAAACACTAAAAAAACAGGTCTTAGCCCGGACAGCTCTTACTGAAAAAACACAGGCAGAAGAAGAGGTGAACAAATGA
- the rsxC gene encoding electron transport complex subunit RsxC, with protein MRLKTFPGGVHPPDEKKYSASVPITEAPIPQKVSIHLSQHIGSPSKPIVAVGDEVLTGQKIAEATGFVSLSQHSSISGKVTAIDRFPNATGSSSLAIQITGDGADKWIELVDEQKFMDLPIEEMKKRIGDAGICGMGGAGFPTFVKLSPPADKAIDTVILNGVECEPYLTSDHRLMLEKGEEILQGLKLIMKILSAKKGMIGIEANKPDAIEKMQELTKNEPNIEVVTLKLRYPQGAEKQLIYAATKRKVPAGGLPLEIGVVVQNVGTAFAVYEAIRYKKPLIQRIITVTGSPVVKPQNLLARIGTPFSELVDFCGGTKEEIGKVICGGPMMGFALPSLEATMGKGSGGLVLLNKESARLNEEGNCLRCARCVDVCPLNLVPCMIVSAVKYDNQKLAVSSGLNDCMKCGACAYVCPAQIRLVQYIDNGKIRYAEAKK; from the coding sequence ATGCGCTTAAAAACATTTCCTGGAGGTGTTCATCCTCCGGATGAAAAGAAGTATAGTGCCTCTGTGCCTATAACTGAAGCTCCAATACCCCAAAAAGTATCTATCCATCTATCCCAGCATATTGGTTCTCCCTCAAAGCCAATTGTTGCTGTGGGCGATGAGGTTTTAACGGGACAAAAAATTGCGGAAGCAACAGGTTTCGTCTCGCTTAGTCAACATTCCTCAATTTCCGGAAAAGTTACTGCCATAGACCGTTTTCCCAATGCTACGGGTTCCAGTTCCCTGGCAATTCAAATTACCGGAGATGGTGCTGACAAATGGATAGAGCTTGTAGATGAACAAAAATTTATGGATTTACCGATTGAGGAAATGAAAAAAAGAATTGGTGATGCCGGAATCTGTGGAATGGGCGGTGCCGGTTTTCCTACTTTTGTAAAACTTTCTCCTCCTGCCGATAAAGCTATAGATACGGTTATTTTAAACGGAGTAGAATGCGAACCTTATTTAACCAGTGACCATCGTTTGATGCTGGAAAAAGGTGAAGAAATTCTGCAGGGTTTAAAACTGATTATGAAGATTTTATCAGCCAAAAAGGGAATGATTGGAATTGAAGCCAATAAGCCCGATGCCATAGAAAAAATGCAAGAGCTGACAAAAAATGAACCCAATATTGAAGTAGTTACTCTAAAACTGCGTTATCCTCAAGGTGCGGAAAAACAGCTTATTTATGCGGCTACCAAAAGAAAAGTTCCTGCTGGAGGTCTTCCCCTGGAAATTGGGGTAGTGGTACAAAATGTAGGAACTGCTTTTGCCGTTTATGAAGCAATTCGTTACAAAAAACCGCTAATTCAAAGGATTATAACGGTAACCGGTTCTCCTGTAGTTAAGCCCCAAAATCTTTTAGCCCGCATTGGAACTCCGTTTTCTGAACTGGTGGATTTTTGCGGTGGAACAAAAGAAGAAATCGGCAAGGTTATTTGCGGCGGACCGATGATGGGTTTTGCGCTTCCTTCTTTAGAGGCAACAATGGGAAAAGGAAGTGGGGGATTGGTTTTACTGAATAAAGAATCAGCCCGGTTAAATGAAGAAGGAAATTGTTTGCGTTGTGCTCGCTGCGTAGATGTTTGCCCGCTGAATTTGGTTCCCTGTATGATTGTTTCTGCCGTAAAATATGATAATCAGAAACTGGCAGTGAGTTCCGGACTGAATGATTGTATGAAATGTGGTGCCTGTGCTTATGTGTGTCCTGCGCAAATTCGTTTGGTGCAATATATTGATAACGGCAAAATTCGTTATGCTGAAGCCAAAAAGTAG
- a CDS encoding RnfABCDGE type electron transport complex subunit A, whose protein sequence is MGFLGQLFTMAISAILIQNFVLSRFLGLCPYLGVSKKMDSAFGMGMAVIFVMTLASAFCYLIYQYLLVPYKLEYLQTLAFILTIAALVQFVEMFIKKNSPALYKSLGVYLPLITTNCAVLGVAILNITPLADGTRYNFIWAVLNGFLSGVGFTFVLLAMAGIRERLEMIEMPKSMRGMPSGLILAGTMALAFYGFMGMKF, encoded by the coding sequence ATGGGATTCCTCGGACAACTTTTTACGATGGCGATTTCTGCCATTCTCATTCAGAACTTTGTGCTTTCCCGTTTCTTAGGGTTATGTCCCTATCTTGGGGTATCCAAAAAAATGGATTCCGCTTTCGGTATGGGGATGGCTGTTATCTTTGTAATGACCCTGGCTTCTGCTTTCTGCTATTTGATATATCAGTATTTGCTGGTTCCCTATAAACTGGAATATCTGCAGACCCTGGCTTTCATTTTAACGATTGCTGCTTTGGTGCAGTTTGTAGAAATGTTTATTAAGAAGAATTCTCCTGCCCTGTATAAATCCCTGGGCGTTTATCTTCCTTTAATTACAACTAACTGCGCTGTTTTAGGCGTGGCAATTCTGAATATTACTCCCTTGGCGGATGGAACGCGATATAATTTTATCTGGGCTGTGTTAAACGGTTTTCTTTCCGGGGTTGGTTTTACTTTTGTGCTTTTGGCAATGGCGGGAATTAGAGAACGACTGGAAATGATAGAAATGCCCAAAAGTATGCGGGGAATGCCAAGCGGTTTAATTCTTGCCGGAACAATGGCTTTGGCTTTTTACGGTTTTATGGGAATGAAGTTTTAA
- a CDS encoding ABC transporter ATP-binding protein, which translates to MHGGGGSGTAGRGTYYEDELKTKIYDKRLFGNMIRYLKPYLKWVIISFLFLMLISGAEVIIPLIQRSAIDDYIVSDKSIAVFSGDKEYREFINRYQKLGFKEYQYGNKSFIVINSKDRNKINGTDLMALKAKGILKNETVFLGGANEKNVQILKKYLPENLNPDSANLSGWFRIDSETIALPKIELNKLPKIERLNIRNEAVHKLLILALIFLAIIAMRFVASYFQIVSTSYFSQKAMADLRHDVFAHLQKMPTKFFDTNPVGRLVTRVTNDISAIDEMLASGVITLIQDVILIITIVVLMLALNWRLALVSFSILPLVIWVIVIFRKKTRVIYREVRKHLAVLNATLAEHIEGQKIIRLFNQYFHKRQEFASINQKYYLASIRQIRLFAFFRPIIHVSSQIAVALIIWYGGGQILQNVITIGLLMAFTQYINKLFEPINDFSEKFNILQGAMASAERIFNLMALTPDDYREEKHKNIKLQGEIEFQNVWLAYNEEDWILKDISFKVAPGEKIALVGHTGSGKTSIVNLILGMYPYQKGRILLDGKDIHSYSIADLRRNVGIVQQDVFLFSGNIKDNIALNKKDLTDEEIIRMAKYVNADKFIQKLPQGYNEQVMERGATLSTGQRQLIAFARVLAYNPSIFILDEATSNIDTETELLIQDALNKVIENRTSIIIAHRLSTIQNVDRILVLHKGEIVEEGSHFELLDKHGLYYDLYRLQYT; encoded by the coding sequence ATGCACGGTGGTGGAGGTAGCGGAACTGCAGGAAGAGGTACCTATTATGAAGATGAGCTGAAAACCAAAATATATGACAAACGGCTTTTCGGCAATATGATTCGTTACTTGAAACCCTACCTCAAATGGGTAATTATTTCGTTTCTGTTCTTGATGCTGATTTCCGGAGCGGAAGTGATAATTCCCTTAATTCAGCGATCGGCGATTGATGATTATATCGTATCCGACAAGTCCATTGCTGTTTTTTCCGGAGACAAAGAATACCGCGAGTTTATAAACCGCTATCAAAAACTGGGATTTAAAGAATATCAATACGGTAATAAGTCCTTTATCGTAATCAATTCCAAAGACCGGAACAAAATAAACGGCACCGATCTGATGGCATTGAAGGCAAAGGGGATTCTAAAAAATGAAACGGTTTTTCTGGGAGGCGCAAATGAAAAGAATGTTCAAATTCTAAAGAAGTATCTGCCGGAAAATCTAAATCCTGATAGCGCAAATCTTTCCGGATGGTTTAGAATAGATTCGGAAACAATTGCCCTTCCCAAAATAGAACTGAATAAGCTTCCCAAAATAGAACGCTTGAATATTCGCAATGAAGCAGTGCATAAGTTATTAATCTTAGCACTAATCTTTTTAGCTATTATAGCTATGCGCTTTGTTGCCAGTTATTTTCAAATTGTAAGCACTTCCTATTTTTCCCAAAAGGCGATGGCTGATTTACGCCATGATGTTTTTGCCCATCTGCAAAAAATGCCGACGAAGTTCTTTGATACCAATCCGGTAGGACGTTTAGTTACCCGCGTTACTAACGATATTAGTGCTATTGATGAAATGCTGGCTTCAGGAGTCATAACTCTCATTCAAGATGTTATATTAATAATTACGATTGTAGTTTTGATGTTAGCTTTGAACTGGCGTCTGGCATTAGTCAGTTTCAGCATTTTGCCATTGGTAATTTGGGTAATTGTTATTTTCAGAAAAAAAACCAGAGTTATCTATCGGGAAGTGCGTAAGCATCTTGCAGTTCTAAACGCAACTTTGGCTGAACACATTGAAGGACAGAAAATCATCCGTCTCTTCAATCAATACTTTCATAAGCGGCAGGAATTTGCCTCCATCAATCAAAAATATTATCTTGCCTCTATCCGGCAGATTAGGTTATTTGCCTTTTTCCGTCCTATTATCCATGTTTCTTCTCAGATAGCTGTGGCTTTAATTATTTGGTATGGTGGGGGTCAGATTCTTCAAAATGTAATTACCATCGGATTGCTGATGGCTTTTACCCAATATATTAATAAATTATTTGAGCCCATCAATGACTTTTCAGAAAAATTCAACATCCTTCAAGGTGCCATGGCAAGTGCAGAAAGAATATTTAATTTGATGGCACTTACCCCTGATGATTACAGAGAGGAAAAGCATAAAAACATTAAACTGCAAGGTGAAATTGAATTCCAAAATGTGTGGCTTGCCTATAATGAAGAAGATTGGATTCTGAAAGATATTAGCTTTAAAGTTGCTCCCGGAGAAAAAATTGCCCTCGTTGGTCATACAGGTAGCGGTAAAACATCTATCGTAAATCTTATTTTGGGAATGTATCCCTATCAGAAAGGCAGAATTCTTTTAGACGGTAAAGATATTCATAGTTATTCTATAGCTGACTTACGCAGGAATGTAGGAATCGTGCAACAGGATGTTTTTCTCTTTTCGGGAAACATAAAAGATAATATCGCTCTCAATAAAAAAGACCTTACCGATGAAGAAATAATTCGGATGGCAAAATATGTTAATGCCGATAAATTCATCCAAAAACTACCTCAAGGTTATAACGAACAGGTTATGGAACGAGGAGCTACTCTTTCTACAGGACAGAGGCAACTTATTGCCTTTGCCAGAGTGCTGGCTTATAATCCTTCCATTTTTATTCTGGATGAGGCAACCTCCAATATAGATACCGAAACCGAACTCCTTATTCAAGATGCTTTAAACAAAGTTAT